Within the Oncorhynchus mykiss isolate Arlee chromosome 4, USDA_OmykA_1.1, whole genome shotgun sequence genome, the region tcattaaaaatcctacaatgtgattttctggatttttttcttctaattttgtccgtcatagttgaagtgtacctatgatgaaaattacaggcccctctcatctttttaagtgggagaacttgcacaattggtggctgactaaatacttttagcCATTTTCAGCCATTTTTGCCCCACTACATACATTTGTTTATCAGTAGCTGGGGTGGAGGCCGCTGGGGTGGAGGCCGCTGGGGTGGAGGCCGCTGGGGTGGAGGCCGCTGGGGTGGAGGCCGCTGGGGTGGAGGCCGCTGGGGTGGAGGCCGCTGGGGTGGAGGCCGCTGGGGTGGAGGCCGCTGGGGTGGAGGCCGCTGGGGTGGAGGCTGcacctgctggtgtggtggttgtggaggctgcacaactaaaaatacctaggtgtctggctagacggtaaactctccttccagacgcatatcaaacatctccaatccaaaatcaaatctagaatcggctttctatttcgcaacaaagcctccttcactcacgccgccaaacttaccctagtaaaactgactatcctaccgatcctcgacttcggcgttGTCATCTAcgaaatagcttccaatactttactcagcaaactggatgcagtctatcacagtgccatccattttgttaccaaagaaccttataccacccaccactgcgacctgtatgctctagtcggctggtcctcgctacatattcgtcgccagacccgctggctccaggtcatctataagtctatgctaggtagcTCCGCCTCAGCTCACtagtcacgataacaacacccacccatagcacgcgctccagcaggtatatctcactggtcaaccccaaagccagcacctcctttggccgcctttccttctagttctctgctgccagtgactggaacgaattgcaaaaatcgctgaagctggagacttacatttccctcactaacttttaacatcagctatctgagcagctaaccgatcgctgcagctgtacatagtccatctgtaaatagcccacccaatctacctacctcatccccatattgtttttatttacttttcttctcatttgcacaccagtatcactacttgcacatcatcatctgctcatctatcactccagtgtttaatctgctcaattgtaattacttcgctactatggactatttattgccttaccacctcacgccatttgcacacactgtatatatattttcttttttttctattgtgttattgactgtatgcttgtttattccatgtgtaactctgtgtcgcactgctttgctttatcttggccaggtatatatatatattttttttacctgctggtgtggtggttctGGAGGCTGCTGACTTTATTTTATGAGGGTTCCGACGAGTCTCCTCTATATGAGGCCTCTGGTGTTCCACGCATATTTTAGGGCAGATAACACCCTTGTCATCTTCCAAGTCCGCGCTTTTCCCTTCGAGACCTCAAATCGTGTATGGCCGAGATAGTTGGGATCTAGTTTGCCCCATTTCCTCTGCACTCATGTTGACTTACATATTTGAACTTTATTTTTTGCCCagagtatacattttttttatttattattgttattattattttattattactaCTGTATCTACATTCTTAACTAAaacagaaatatatttttttaaatgtcggAAAAGCCATAATAGGGAAAAGCACGACAGGGGGAAGCTTTTCAGCACAACACCGGTTTGTTATGAAACACTGCTTGAATGACATGCCCTGGATTGTAGCTATACTAACTTTGACATTGACTATGTTGTTTGTGTTTACAGTCGTGGAAAAGAAACAATGAAAAACAACAATAGTGACAAGCTTGCTGACCTGTTGGTTCATCATTGTACACTGTTTGAGTGGCAATGGGTTACTTTTATCTCGCATTTGAGTCAATACAGTATCCACACACTTCGGGATATAAAGTATAAGATGAGCTCTATACCATTGTGTTAAGTATGAACACTGATCTAGATGGCTAGTAAATGTGAACTATGTGAACAGTAGATTGATGGAAGTATTTGTGTGGTGCTTATTTATTAATTGACCAGCATTGCATTCTTTTCTCAAATTGAGGGAACAACTGAGGATACCCCAAGTGGACCACAGCCACCCAATGCCACAGCCCAGTGCCCCATCTATCGATGGAACCTGCAGAACAAATACAACTACACAGTAAGTGTTTCAGTGATACCTGACTGCATACTTACTGCCTCTCGACTGTTCTGCCAGAATAACAGAGTGAGATGAACAGTGCTGGTCCACACTCACATCTGCCATGCCTCATGCATTTTATGTCAATATGTGTGCCTGTTCTATGAGCTCAGGCGTACAGTAATTCCCTGTGTTTGTATTTGTTAGGATGTCCTGTTGCTCAGTCAGTTCATCAGGTCTGATGGAGGAATGCTGCCTCGTAGAGTCACTGGTCTCTGTGCCCAGGAGCACCGCAAGATCGCCATCTGTGTGCAGATGGCTCACAGAGCAggtatgatgctgtgtgtgtctgctctggATGCACAACTATTATGAAATGTATTCTCTTCAAAGTGGTAAAAgtactctcttttctactccaGGTCTGCTCCCAGATCACAAACCAACACTACCAGAGGGACACATCCCAAAGAAGCCCAAGCCACAGCTCAACAGGTAACGAGTGTGTTTGACCCCATCAGAATCTACCCTCTCACACCTGTATTGTTTCTTGTTAGACCTCTCATGACATTAATTACctttgtcgtgtctttggctatgccggattaagtgatatgacatgctatactataaaatcatttctccgtaattaatattacctgattgagctaatcatgtaaatgtaattaactagagtcggggcaccataaaataatatttatagagctgttatcttctgaataaactcttaaagacctagtaatattttacatcaatagcagtcaatattaatcgtcaccttaattcagtcttaACCAAGAATTTCCAACTTTCAGATATCTTCACAATCCCTGGCTAACAacttgaatcagcaatacaaaattgggttaaattatttatttactaagtacctaactaatcacacagaattacatatatacagaatgaattataccttgattacaaattacgtcataaagggaaaacgtccctagcgggcggaacagatatgacagctggttacacaaaagaaaaggtctgggtttgagtgaatgagcgggaagactgaggaccaaaggaagaagctgtgctttcgtaaatacagtattttatgcattctaaattaccgcccatttggaaaaagaaaatgcaataaatatttactttgagctgcgcttcggtaggttggtggtagatggaaggccgtgttgccaaaccgagtcctttgtcctttgcagaatgtctctggtggtcaattggatacgttgtagtaacgttgttgtgtgatagacgggatactctgtctgttccttcctaacccttgtttgcagctgctgttgctaactcaacggctaagaggtatcacttctgtagtgaataagagttcaaagttcataccattcgcaaccaaagctcacgctgatgttggcttcgttctgtagttattatctgaaccattctgacatcggaccgtcgtcctcacatcctcggaacaggaggttacattttcgtcaagggcttatatagtggagggagaaaaggggtgtgtttcatagtttacaacctatgtctcttcacgtgggtgggccactgagtcgggcctaattcactcatgaaaacccaattctcacattttagaagctaaaatcacatttcatcccatcatgaataatttcatattcaaacatttaaattgaacaacaattccatgtgaatccgataactctgatgtgtagactttacactgtagagtttatgtcatcttatcattgatgagaatgtctcaggtgacaaccgaactgacatcatattcattaagtaccactgcatatgttcaattggtcagattaccagaatatagttaatttcccacCACATTCTGATGTTCTCAAAATctctgttaaccaaggggttttcaaatgtaacatcagtagggtagagagaggaaaaaggggggaagagatatttatgactgtcataaacctacccccaggccaacgtcatgacacctttCAACTAACTCTTGTGCATCCTCTCTCTGACTAACTCACACCTGTGTTGTTGCATCACAGATATCTGACTCGCTGGTCCATTGATTCAGTGAAGCCCATCTATAGGACggggctgaagtggtgtaaaaaCCGCAACTCTGTCGGCCACCCAGCTCTCGGAAACAACGTACAGTACGGCAAGAAAATCCTCTACCTGAAACATTGATGACCTGGGGGCATGTCAACTCATAGCAGCAGGAGTCAGTGTGGGCGGGACAgagatggggtacaacagttctATTGGACGTCCTTCCTTATAGTACTCCTGGCCCATTTGGAGCTCCATTGACTTCGAGAACTAGCCATTGGAAAAGCTGGGGGAGCATCTGTATTTGTCCAGCCTTTTTATCTATTGGTGGACATTGCCCATTAGAAACCCATTCTGTCATTTGACCTTTTTGAAGATGCCCTGAAACAAAACTATTAAACTCCACATTtaggggctctattcaatccgcatcGCGGCAGTTCAGCTTTACAGCGTGATTGatattttaa harbors:
- the mrps18a gene encoding 39S ribosomal protein S18a, mitochondrial isoform X1, with protein sequence MAPRCVLGYIWISLSGFKCVASCSNMSAFQRKTSCPQLSVFGNIQSRGIRHKGTTEDTPSGPQPPNATAQCPIYRWNLQNKYNYTVSVSVIPDCILTASRLFCQNNRDVLLLSQFIRSDGGMLPRRVTGLCAQEHRKIAICVQMAHRAGLLPDHKPTLPEGHIPKKPKPQLNRYLTRWSIDSVKPIYRTGLKWCKNRNSVGHPALGNNVQYGKKILYLKH
- the mrps18a gene encoding 39S ribosomal protein S18a, mitochondrial isoform X2; this encodes MAPRCVLGYIWISLSGFKCVASCSNMSAFQRKTSCPQLSVFGNIQSRGIRHKGTTEDTPSGPQPPNATAQCPIYRWNLQNKYNYTDVLLLSQFIRSDGGMLPRRVTGLCAQEHRKIAICVQMAHRAGLLPDHKPTLPEGHIPKKPKPQLNRYLTRWSIDSVKPIYRTGLKWCKNRNSVGHPALGNNVQYGKKILYLKH